ACCTGAAAAAAGACGACATAGGCCAGGAGTACGACATCTTTAAGCTCATGGATATCGGCGACATCATTGGCGTTGAAGGCTTTGTCTTTAAGACTAAAACCGGCGAAACTTCCATACACGCTAAAGCCCTTAAACTCCTCTCTAAATCTATAAGGCCGATCCCTATCGCAAAGGAAGTTACAGATGAACAGGGCAATAAGGTTATCTTCGACCAGTTCGCTGATAAGGAACTCAGATACCGCCAGCGCTACGTTGACCTTATAGTTAACCCTGAAGTTAAGGATGTATTCATAAAAAGAAGTAGGATAATTTCAGCCTTAAGAAACTTCCTCGATACAAGGGGCTACCTTGAAGTTGAAACTCCCGTGCTTCAGCCAATGTACGGCGGCGCGGCTGCAAGACCTTTTGTTACGCACCATAACGCGCTCGATATTCCGCTATACCTTAGAATAGCCGACGAGCTTTACTTAAAACGCCTCATCGTGGGAGGCTTCGACGGAGTCTATGAGATATCTAAAGACTTCCGCAACGAGGGTATGGACAAAACCCATAACCCTGAGTTTACTATGATGGAACTCTACGTGGCATACAAGGACTATAACTGGATGATGTCTTTTGTTGAGGAAATGGTGGCCCACGTTGCTACAACGGTCTTCGGCACTACGGAATTTGAAATTGAAGGAAAGAAAATAAACTTCCAGCCCCCGTGGGACAGGGTCTCAATGGTTGAAGCCATTAAAGAGGCTACAGGCATCGACGTCCTTAGCGCCTCATATGACGAGGTTAAAGCTGCCTGCAGAAAGTACGGAGCGCCTCTTGGCGGAGGCGAAAGCAAGGGCAAACTGATCGATAACCTCTTCGAAGTTACCGTGCAGGACAAGCTCATTCAGCCCACATTCCTTACGGACTATCCGCTTGAGATGTCGCCTCTGGCCAAGAAGCACAGGACTAAGGAAGGTCTTGTCGAACGCTTTGAAGGCTTCGTCTTAGGACGCGAAATCTGCAACGCTTTCAGCGAACTTAACGATCCTATCGATCAGAAAAACAGATTTGAAGATCAGGTCAAAATGCGTGAGGCCGGAGATGAGGAAGCCCACCAGATCGATGATGACTTCGTGCGCGCCCTTGAATACGGAATGCCTCCTACGGCAGGACTTGGAATCGGTATCGACCGCCTGGTAATGCTTTTAACTAACCAGCCTTCAATACGCGACGTAATCCTCTTCCCGCAGATGAAACCGGAGAAATAATCTTTAAGACTGCTTTGTTTTACATAGGGATAAGCCGCCCCATTGGCGGCTTGTCCCTTTTTGTTTTATATTAATTTCTCTTTTATTTTAATCTCTCGAAACCTTAAAAACCGGATTCTGATGAAATTTACTTTTCTTGTACTCTTGCTTTCTCTTACACCCTTGTGCCAAAGCTATTCCATAATGGCTGACACGGCTTCAGCCTGTAAGGGCGCATCCGGTTTTACTCCTCAGGATTCTCTTTCAGCTCCTTTAATAATACGCAAAGAAATAAATCCAGTTGATCCTTTTGACACAGGGCTAAACCATAAGCTCCTTGCATCCCTTGGCGTAGCCTATCTGGGCTCCGGCTTTGCAGCGCATAATTACATGGCACATGCATGGTGGAAAAGCCCGGGGAAATTTTATTTTTCAAATGATTATTGGAGTAAGTTATCAAATTTTAATAAATTTAGTCACTTCTATTCGGTAAATTTGCTAGGGCACCTGTTCTCAGGAGCCTACGAGGCCGCTGGAATGCAGGCCCTGGGTTCAACCTGGTATAGCTCTATCTCGGCCCTGGCATATATGTCCTATATAGAAACAGAAAACGGCTTTCATCAAAATAACGGATTCAGCCTCTCCAATTTTTCAGCTGATATAATTGGAACCGCATTCTATATTGGACAGTATTATATACCGGAAATGAAAAGCATGATGCCCAAAATGAGTTATAAACCAGTGGGCAGGCTTGCCCCGGGTAGCAGCATCATATTCGATGACTACGCAGGGCAGAAGTACTGGATGTCTTTCAGGCTTAAGGAATTGCTGCCTGAAAAGGCCGCGGGCTATTGGCCCTCATTTTTAATGGTTGCCCTGGGTACGGGCTTGCGCGGTAATTCAATAGACTATGGCCCTATGGACCTTTATGTTGCGCTTGACCTGGATGCGGAAAAGCTGCCCTTGTACGGACCGTTCTGGCAGTTTGTAAAAAACACTCTTAACTATTTTCATTTTCCCATGCCAGGCGTAAGAGTGACACAAAAAAGCGCTTTCTTCATGTTCTGTTTCTAAAAGATTAAGTTCCTTTTTCCCGACAAATAGGTGAAATTTGAAATACAGTATTATTATACCGACACTAAACGAAGAAAAACTGCTGCCTAATATCCTGAGCCAGATCAGGCAGGAGAGGCTGCTGGAGCGTTTTGATGCGGAGCTCATTATCTCTGACGGCGCCAGCACAGACGCCACACTTTCCATTGCCCGGAATTTCACCCGTAAAATTGTACTCCACACAAAACCCGGAAGACAGAACATCTCTGAAGGGCGCAATGCAGGAGCCCGATGCGCTGAAGGGGAAATACTCATTTTCCTGGGAGCAGATATCGTATTCTCCGATATCATTAAATTCTTTGAATTTATTGAAAACCGCTTCCGCAAAAGCCCATACCTCGCAATGACAAGTAACGTTAAGGTATTCCCTGAGGAGGAAAAGTTCAGCGACCGCTTCTTCCATTCAATACTTAATACATACTTTTACCTTTTGAACGTTTTCGGCGTCGGCATGGGACGCGGGGAATGCCAGATTATAAGGCGCGGCGTTTTCTTTGACTTTAACGGATATAATGAAACGCTTGCTGCAGGCGAAGACTTCGACCTTTTTAAGAGAGTCCGGAAGAAGGGGAAGATCCTCTACGCACGTAACCTCTGCGTCTATGAGTCCCCAAGGCGCTATAGGAAAATAGGATACCTAAACGTCTGCAAACTCTGGTTCGTAAACGCTTTCTTTGTAATTTTTATGAAAAAATCACTGGCGCAGGAATGGGAACAAATAAGATAGCCCTCATATTCATATTACTTCTGTTTGCCTTTTCAGCCCGTGCATTTGCTCAGGCTGAATATGTGCCTTATAACCATCCCGTTTATGACTTCCTGGAAAGAATGAACTCACTGGGATACATATCGGGATTTAACGACTTTGAAAGACCCACTACAAGAAGGGCTGTTGCAGCCTTCCTGAAGGAAGTACTGCCCCTTAAAGGCAGGCTCGATCTGTCAGATAAGAGACTCCTTCAGGACTTCCAGAATGAATTTGAATTTGAAATTTCTGGCACGCTGAAAGAAACCAGAAACCTCATTGCCGACAGCAGCTTCAGTTTCCTCTACCAGGGACAAAAGCACATTTACAGCTTTGCAGATTCCGGCAAAGCATCGGTGTTTATTGACTTTTTAGCCGACTATGAAACAATTTCTGAAAACAGTTTTAAGCCCATTGAAAACATTGGAGCAACTTTCATCCGCTGGGGCGGGGCAATAAGAGGTACATTCCTCGATAAATTCGGCTTTTCCATTAAAGGCACAAACGGCAGGCTCTGGGGAAGCAAGGCTGCCGCAAGAACCGTTAACGAGCTTAAATATAACTATAAGTTTAATGCCGATCCTAATGGGATTACAGCAACAGACTACTTCGATAACTCCGAAGGCTACCTTTCAGCCGACTTTGACCTCGTAAGATTTAAGATCGGGCGCGACCAGAACATTATCGGCTACGGACCTGTAAAAAACCTCCTTGGGGATAATGCCCCTCAGTACGATTACCTCTCCATGGCATTTAATTATAAGTTTATTTCGTTTTCTTACCTCCATGCAAAACTCCTTGGAAACCTTAGCTATGCTGCCGACCCCCTCCAGGGAGCAATAACCACCGTGGATGAAAAGTATTTGGGATACCACCGCCTGGACCTTAACATCTCAAAAGATTTTTCACTGGGAATTGGTGAACTCATAGTCTATTCCAGGCGGTCAATTGACCTGTCGTACCTGAACCCGTTTAATTTCTACAAAAGCACCGAACACGCTAACCAGGACCGCGATAACTCCATGCTGTTCCTTGACGTGGCAAATTATTCCATCAAAGGGCTTAAGATTGCGGGCTCCGTATTAATAGACGACATAGATTTCGGCAAGATCGGCACG
The nucleotide sequence above comes from Ignavibacteria bacterium. Encoded proteins:
- the lysS gene encoding lysine--tRNA ligase; this encodes METNFNEDINTLVKRRLEELDELQKRNLEAYAYEFDVNAYSNDIKSEFQEGTEKNVRIAGRLMAVRRMGKASFAHIQDQQGRIQIYLKKDDIGQEYDIFKLMDIGDIIGVEGFVFKTKTGETSIHAKALKLLSKSIRPIPIAKEVTDEQGNKVIFDQFADKELRYRQRYVDLIVNPEVKDVFIKRSRIISALRNFLDTRGYLEVETPVLQPMYGGAAARPFVTHHNALDIPLYLRIADELYLKRLIVGGFDGVYEISKDFRNEGMDKTHNPEFTMMELYVAYKDYNWMMSFVEEMVAHVATTVFGTTEFEIEGKKINFQPPWDRVSMVEAIKEATGIDVLSASYDEVKAACRKYGAPLGGGESKGKLIDNLFEVTVQDKLIQPTFLTDYPLEMSPLAKKHRTKEGLVERFEGFVLGREICNAFSELNDPIDQKNRFEDQVKMREAGDEEAHQIDDDFVRALEYGMPPTAGLGIGIDRLVMLLTNQPSIRDVILFPQMKPEK
- a CDS encoding DUF2279 domain-containing protein, with the protein product MKFTFLVLLLSLTPLCQSYSIMADTASACKGASGFTPQDSLSAPLIIRKEINPVDPFDTGLNHKLLASLGVAYLGSGFAAHNYMAHAWWKSPGKFYFSNDYWSKLSNFNKFSHFYSVNLLGHLFSGAYEAAGMQALGSTWYSSISALAYMSYIETENGFHQNNGFSLSNFSADIIGTAFYIGQYYIPEMKSMMPKMSYKPVGRLAPGSSIIFDDYAGQKYWMSFRLKELLPEKAAGYWPSFLMVALGTGLRGNSIDYGPMDLYVALDLDAEKLPLYGPFWQFVKNTLNYFHFPMPGVRVTQKSAFFMFCF
- a CDS encoding glycosyltransferase, with product MKYSIIIPTLNEEKLLPNILSQIRQERLLERFDAELIISDGASTDATLSIARNFTRKIVLHTKPGRQNISEGRNAGARCAEGEILIFLGADIVFSDIIKFFEFIENRFRKSPYLAMTSNVKVFPEEEKFSDRFFHSILNTYFYLLNVFGVGMGRGECQIIRRGVFFDFNGYNETLAAGEDFDLFKRVRKKGKILYARNLCVYESPRRYRKIGYLNVCKLWFVNAFFVIFMKKSLAQEWEQIR